In a genomic window of Streptomyces sp. SJL17-4:
- a CDS encoding ALF repeat-containing protein, producing the protein MVGTTAVAAVLAAGAAPAAFAAPAPPHQAARAVGIGTTETQRVDAAAVVRLDPAADVLLLSDHDFVHALWQKAREGGEAYDAVRTAAEKAMASTLAEDHVAYIVTGVHEAYRQDQAREREKAEAARLARAARQQVMTVIGITGAPEMLELNDENFARAVLRHPASGPEVRASATAALTGTADARQEFIANGAREAHNRDVARELRELAEKDRKEAELRRNQAAVNQRKELSLTARWGDDIDLRAHPAWQVVPPLAP; encoded by the coding sequence GTGGTCGGTACCACCGCTGTCGCCGCCGTCCTCGCGGCGGGCGCCGCGCCCGCCGCGTTCGCGGCTCCGGCGCCGCCGCACCAGGCGGCGCGCGCGGTCGGCATCGGCACCACCGAGACCCAGCGCGTCGACGCCGCCGCCGTGGTCAGGCTCGACCCCGCGGCGGACGTCCTGCTGCTGAGCGACCACGACTTCGTCCACGCCCTGTGGCAGAAGGCCAGGGAGGGCGGCGAGGCGTACGACGCGGTGCGCACGGCGGCCGAGAAGGCCATGGCGAGCACGCTGGCCGAGGACCACGTCGCGTACATTGTCACCGGCGTCCACGAGGCGTACCGACAGGACCAGGCGCGCGAGCGCGAGAAGGCCGAGGCCGCGCGCCTCGCCCGGGCCGCGCGGCAGCAGGTCATGACGGTCATCGGCATCACGGGCGCCCCGGAGATGCTGGAGCTCAACGACGAGAACTTCGCCCGCGCGGTCCTGCGCCACCCGGCCTCAGGGCCGGAGGTGCGCGCCTCCGCCACGGCCGCGCTGACCGGCACCGCGGACGCCCGGCAGGAGTTCATCGCCAACGGCGCGCGCGAGGCCCACAACAGGGACGTCGCCAGGGAGCTCAGAGAACTCGCCGAGAAGGACCGCAAGGAGGCGGAGCTCCGCAGGAACCAGGCGGCGGTCAACCAGCGCAAGGAGCTGTCCCTGACGGCGCGCTGGGGCGACGACATCGACCTGAGGGCCCACCCCGCGTGGCAGGTCGTCCCTCCGCTGGCGCCGTGA
- a CDS encoding RICIN domain-containing protein has protein sequence MKSQTLRSALAVAATATALLAATGTAHAAPTTPSPAPAAAGGAMDAQLQVKYGSKCLTIAGGSLRNGAHAIEGTCDTTALHQVFTVRPGETTGWEIVAAHSGRCLTHRASSTAAVVQDWCNGSPAQRWTMQFLEGAELNLFQLRPVDAPGECLSMGGTPAGEEPTAYVVDCFTNLPSQEWRLAFVN, from the coding sequence ATGAAGTCCCAGACACTCCGCTCCGCCCTGGCGGTCGCCGCCACCGCGACCGCCCTCCTCGCGGCCACCGGCACCGCCCACGCGGCCCCCACCACGCCCTCACCCGCTCCCGCCGCGGCCGGCGGCGCCATGGACGCCCAGCTCCAGGTGAAGTACGGCAGCAAGTGCCTCACGATCGCCGGCGGAAGCCTGCGCAACGGAGCCCACGCCATCGAAGGCACCTGCGACACCACCGCACTCCACCAGGTCTTCACCGTGCGCCCGGGCGAGACGACGGGCTGGGAGATCGTCGCCGCCCACAGCGGCCGGTGCCTCACCCACCGGGCCTCGTCGACGGCCGCCGTCGTGCAGGACTGGTGCAACGGCTCCCCCGCCCAGCGCTGGACGATGCAGTTCCTGGAAGGCGCCGAGCTGAACCTCTTCCAGCTGCGCCCCGTCGACGCCCCCGGCGAGTGCCTGTCCATGGGAGGAACCCCGGCGGGGGAGGAGCCGACGGCCTACGTCGTGGACTGCTTCACCAACCTGCCCAGCCAGGAATGGCGCCTCGCCTTCGTCAACTGA
- a CDS encoding AbfB domain-containing protein, with translation MNTPHLTPAWMRRTVSRGLVTATALAAVTGTVVPGTAHADGPAAARDVTARAAGIGTTETQRVEAAAVVRLDPTADVLLLSDYDFVHALWQKARDAGEKLDAVRTAAEQAMSGTAAEDHVRFIVTGVHEAYRLDQQREREKAEAERVARLARSQVLLAIGIPSNPDLLALTDDNFVRAVARHPASGPEVRAAALKALVGEAADWREFIVNGAREAHKRDVAKELEELEEQNRKEAERRKELAARTNTAALFRLTPSPAMLTLSDDNFIRELLRLAPADLKGSELLAAAQRAVLSADAADWKAFLHTGAEAAYKQDDENRRKKLAEANRTLARQVQAAAENSGVNPHLVAAAKKVLAGTDDAAVADFLKEDTQYRLKRQSLQAGDKKLTGWFARRSSPDGADGFLGPLNAQSKQSDREDATWVVVPSLAGMPGCYSFESVGKPGHYLKADKPSLRVRIAADDRSAAFRQSATWCATKGQNGSGTSFKWGVGPEERSLRHMSGELYVAQHYTTDDARQASSWQITTPLAP, from the coding sequence ATGAACACCCCTCACCTCACGCCCGCGTGGATGCGGCGCACCGTCTCCCGAGGCCTGGTCACCGCCACCGCGCTGGCAGCGGTCACCGGCACGGTCGTGCCCGGCACGGCCCACGCCGACGGCCCCGCCGCGGCGCGGGACGTCACGGCCCGCGCCGCCGGCATCGGCACGACCGAGACCCAGCGCGTGGAGGCCGCGGCCGTGGTCCGACTCGACCCGACGGCGGACGTGCTCCTGCTCAGCGACTACGACTTCGTGCACGCGCTGTGGCAGAAGGCCCGCGACGCGGGCGAGAAGCTCGACGCGGTACGGACGGCCGCGGAGCAGGCCATGTCCGGCACGGCGGCCGAGGACCACGTGCGGTTCATCGTCACCGGCGTCCACGAGGCGTACCGCCTCGACCAGCAGCGCGAGCGCGAGAAGGCCGAGGCCGAGCGCGTCGCCCGGCTCGCCAGGTCGCAGGTACTGCTGGCCATCGGCATCCCCAGCAACCCCGACCTGCTCGCCCTGACGGACGACAACTTCGTCCGCGCCGTCGCCAGGCACCCCGCGTCCGGCCCCGAGGTCCGCGCCGCGGCGCTGAAGGCCCTGGTCGGCGAGGCGGCGGACTGGCGCGAGTTCATCGTCAACGGCGCCCGCGAGGCCCACAAGCGCGACGTGGCCAAGGAACTGGAAGAGCTGGAGGAGCAGAACCGCAAGGAGGCCGAGCGCCGCAAGGAACTCGCCGCCCGCACCAACACCGCGGCCCTCTTCCGCCTCACGCCCTCCCCGGCCATGCTCACGCTGAGCGACGACAATTTCATCCGCGAACTCCTGCGCCTGGCCCCGGCCGACCTCAAGGGCTCCGAACTCCTCGCGGCCGCGCAGCGGGCCGTCCTGAGTGCCGACGCCGCGGACTGGAAGGCCTTCCTCCATACCGGCGCCGAAGCCGCGTACAAGCAGGACGACGAGAACCGCCGCAAGAAGCTCGCCGAGGCCAACCGCACGCTCGCCCGCCAGGTCCAGGCCGCCGCCGAGAACAGCGGCGTCAACCCCCACCTGGTCGCCGCCGCGAAGAAGGTGCTCGCCGGCACCGACGACGCCGCCGTGGCCGATTTCCTCAAGGAGGACACCCAGTACCGGCTCAAGCGCCAGTCCCTCCAGGCGGGCGACAAGAAGCTGACCGGCTGGTTCGCCCGCCGGTCGAGCCCGGACGGCGCAGACGGGTTCCTCGGACCCCTCAACGCCCAGAGCAAGCAGTCCGACCGCGAGGACGCGACCTGGGTCGTCGTCCCCTCCCTCGCCGGCATGCCCGGCTGCTACTCCTTCGAGTCGGTCGGCAAGCCGGGCCACTACCTGAAGGCTGACAAGCCGTCGCTGCGCGTACGGATCGCCGCCGACGACCGCAGCGCGGCCTTCCGGCAGAGCGCCACGTGGTGCGCGACCAAGGGCCAGAACGGCTCCGGCACCTCCTTCAAGTGGGGCGTCGGCCCCGAGGAGCGCTCGCTGCGCCACATGTCCGGCGAGCTCTACGTCGCGCAGCACTACACCACCGACGACGCCCGCCAGGCCTCCAGCTGGCAGATCACCACCCCCCTGGCCCCCTGA
- the istB gene encoding IS21-like element helper ATPase IstB has product MRIGGRAAVARGHQASRARRKRSSGGRRGRRRAGRCRRSSQDEITRRETVAFQRRLQRAKFEQQVTLEEFDFTASSKLPAAQIRDLGALRWLHAGESVILFGPVGVGKTHIAQALGHLAVRQGAHVRFAKTSRILTDLAGGHADRTWDKRIRELIRPDVLILDDFAMRQLSAAQADDLYELVSERQGRSLIITSNRAPSDWYPLFPNPVVAESLLDRLINTSHQVIMNGPSYRPNKRPRNTADKVH; this is encoded by the coding sequence TTGCGGATCGGAGGCAGGGCGGCGGTTGCGCGGGGGCATCAAGCCTCCCGGGCGCGGCGGAAGCGCTCTTCTGGAGGGCGGCGCGGCCGGCGTCGCGCAGGGCGATGTCGACGTTCAAGCCAGGACGAGATCACCCGCCGCGAGACCGTCGCCTTCCAACGGCGCCTGCAACGGGCGAAGTTCGAGCAGCAGGTCACCCTGGAGGAGTTCGACTTCACCGCCTCCTCGAAACTCCCCGCCGCACAGATCCGTGACCTGGGAGCCCTGCGCTGGCTCCACGCCGGCGAGTCGGTCATCCTCTTCGGCCCCGTCGGCGTCGGCAAGACTCACATCGCCCAGGCCCTCGGCCACCTCGCCGTCCGCCAGGGCGCCCACGTCCGCTTCGCCAAGACCAGCCGCATCCTCACCGACCTCGCCGGCGGCCACGCGGACCGCACCTGGGACAAACGGATCCGCGAACTCATCCGGCCCGACGTCCTCATCCTCGACGACTTCGCCATGCGCCAGCTGTCCGCGGCCCAGGCGGACGACCTCTACGAGCTCGTCTCCGAACGGCAGGGCCGGTCTCTGATCATCACCAGCAACCGGGCGCCCAGCGACTGGTATCCCCTCTTCCCCAACCCCGTCGTCGCCGAGTCGCTCCTGGACCGGCTCATCAACACCAGCCATCAGGTG